The Candidatus Latescibacterota bacterium DNA segment GCCCCTGCAAACCCTGTTGTGGCGGATACTGTCACAGGGACGATAGCCTGTGGAAGGATATGGCGAAAGACTATACTACGATCGGATACTCCCAGAGACCGGGCCGCTTCAACGAATTCTTCCTGGCTCAACCGCATGAACTCCGCTCTCACGGTCCGTGACGTCTCCATCCATGACGTGGCGCCAATGACCAGAGGAATAACGAGTATCTTCCCGCCAGCAGCAGATGCCGCGACCATAAGGATCAGAAATACCGGGATTGAAAGAAAGATATCGGTCAATCCACAGACTGCTCTGTCCACCGGTCCCCGAAAATACCCTGCCATGCTGCCAAAGATTATTCCGGCAAGTACACCGATAGTGATCGAGGAAAAAGCGATAAACAGAGAATATCTCCCTCCATAGAGGAGCCTGGTAAACACATCCCTGCCAAGTTCGTCCGTACCCAGAATATGATCAGGTGACGGTGCCGCGCCGACCTTGTCCAGATCGATCTCGTTCATCCCGTAGGGTGAAAATAATGGCGCCAG contains these protein-coding regions:
- a CDS encoding ABC transporter permease, translating into MMRQPQAQNAWDERSSGASLSGTFARCGFRDDRPAAISLILILLILLISVLAPLFSPYGMNEIDLDKVGAAPSPDHILGTDELGRDVFTRLLYGGRYSLFIAFSSITIGVLAGIIFGSMAGYFRGPVDRAVCGLTDIFLSIPVFLILMVAASAAGGKILVIPLVIGATSWMETSRTVRAEFMRLSQEEFVEAARSLGVSDRSIVFRHILPQAIVPVTVSATTGFAGAILIESSLSFLGFGVQPPLATWGNMLNNAQHLLRTAPVAAVAPGFLIFIVCLSFNFVAAGLKRVLARDSE